In Zingiber officinale cultivar Zhangliang chromosome 1A, Zo_v1.1, whole genome shotgun sequence, a genomic segment contains:
- the LOC122038941 gene encoding C-type lectin receptor-like tyrosine-protein kinase At1g52310 isoform X1: protein MEEGGGSGSVGGGGSRDVAFLSSFLVCFFLAVVSAQDPYCPDGWHVSPSKNKCFMHMTGSLPWVQSERVCQNFSGYLAALTSVDELSFAQSLCAGSIRGCWVGGRGYNSSLGFRWKWSDNISRWNESVFPGKSFHFDCSSASCNRMSPPDLCTLVPNSHVALVAESCNTSHDYICMVTRAENKCSHKLCHMEYMIALAAVSGLILFITLVVVVWLLVYRRSKKRRRSRKISSPSTAALVPPLWKVFTSEELRSITKNFSEGNRLLGDAKTGGTYSGLLPDGSRVAVKRLKRYSLQRKKEFYSEIGRVAKLHHPNLVAVKGCCYDHGDRYIIYEFVANGPLDRWLHHMARGGRSLDWAMRMRVATTLAQGIAFLHDKVKPQVVHRDIRASNVLLDEEFGSHLMGVGLSKIVPWEVMHERTKTAGTYGYLAPEFMYRNELTTKSDVYSFGVLLLEIISGRRPSQAVESVGWQTIFEWATPLVQSHRYVELLDPFISDIPEVGVIQKAVDLVYSCTQLVPSVRPRMSHVVHQLQQLGLRALSEQPRSGTSTSATSPMLPLEVEYPR from the exons ATGGAGGAGGGAGGAGGTAGTGGCAGTGTTGGTGGCGGTGGATCTAGGGATGttgccttcctctcctccttcctcGTCTGCTTCTTCCTTGCTGTCGTCTCAGCTCAAGACC CATACTGCCCTGATGGTTGGCATGTCAGTCCCAGTAAGAACAAATGCTTTATGCATATGACTGGTTCTCTACCTTGGGTTCAATCAGAGAGAGTCTGCCAGAATTTTAGTGGCTATTTGGCAGCCCTCACTTCAGTTGATGAGTTGAGTTTTGCTCAAAGCTTATGCGCTGGAAGCATTAGAGGATGCTGGGTGGGAGGACGAGGTTATAATTCTTCTCTTGGATTTCGCTGGAAATGGTCTGACAATATTTCGAGATGGAATGAATCTGTTTTCCCTGGCAAATCTTTTCATTTCGATTGTTCAAGTGCTTCGTGCAACAGAATGAGCCCACCTGATCTGTGTACATTGGTGCCTAATAGCCATGTGGCTCTTGTTGCTGAAAGCTGCAATACATCACATGACTATATTTGCATGGTTACTCGAG CAGAAAACAAATGTTCCCACAAGCTTTGCCATATGGAGTATATGATCGCCCTTGCAGCTGTCAGTGGATTAATCCTTTTCATCACTTTGGTTGTTGTCGTATGGCTGCTAGTATATAGGCGAAGCAAGAAGCGCAGACGGTCTCGCAAAATTTCTAGTCCTTCAACAGCTGCATTAGTTCCTCCATTATGGAAAGTATTCACCAGCGAAGAGTTGAGATCAATTACAAAGAACTTTAGTGAAGGAAACAGACTTCTTGGTGATGCCAAAactggtggaacttatagtggtCTCTTGCCTGACGGCTCAAGAGTGGCTGTTAAGAGACTGAAGAGGTATAGCCTTCAAAGGAAGAAGGAATTCTATTCTGAGATTGGAAGGGTTGCCAAACTTCATCATCCTAATCTAGTTGCTGTAAAAGGCTGTTGCTATGATCATGGTGATCGCTATATTATCTATGAATTTGTTGCCAATGGACCGTTGGATCGATGGCTGCACCACATGGCAAGAGGCGGTCGAAGCTTAGATTGGGCCATGAGGATGAGAGTTGCTACAACACTTGCTCAAGGGATTGC ATTCCTGCATGACAAGGTGAAGCCCCAAGTTGTACACCGCGACATACGTGCAAGCAATGTCCTTCTTGACGAAGAGTTTGGGTCTCATCTGATGGGTGTAGGTCTTTCCAAGATTGTGCCATGGGAAGTTATGCATGAAAGGACAAAGACAGCGGGAACCTATGGATATCTTGCTCCAGAGTTCATGTATCGAAACGAATTGACAACTAAAAGTGATGTCTATAGTTTCGGTGTGCTGCTGCTGGAAATCATCAGCGGCCGACGACCGAGCCAGGCTGTTGAATCCGTGGGCTGGCAGACAATATTTGAGTGGGCGACCCCGCTAGTTCAGTCCCACAGATATGTTGAACTCCTCGATCCTTTCATATCTGACATCCCAGAGGTCGGGGTGATACAAAAGGCTGTGGATCTCGTATACTCATGCACCCAACTCGTCCCATCAGTTCGGCCAAGGATGTCGCATGTCGTGCATCAACTGCAGCAGTTGGGTCTGAGAGCACTCTCCGAGCAGCCAAGAAGCGGCACGAGCACCAGCGCAACATCGCCAATGTTGCCGTTGGAGGTGGAGTATCCTCGCTGA
- the LOC122038941 gene encoding C-type lectin receptor-like tyrosine-protein kinase At1g52310 isoform X2: protein MEEGGGSGSVGGGGSRDVAFLSSFLVCFFLAVVSAQDPYCPDGWHVSPSKNKCFMHMTGSLPWVQSERVCQNFSGYLAALTSVDELSFAQSLCAGSIRGCWVGGRGYNSSLGFRWKWSDNISRWNESVFPGKSFHFDCSSASCNRMSPPDLCTLVPNSHVALVAESCNTSHDYICMVTRENKCSHKLCHMEYMIALAAVSGLILFITLVVVVWLLVYRRSKKRRRSRKISSPSTAALVPPLWKVFTSEELRSITKNFSEGNRLLGDAKTGGTYSGLLPDGSRVAVKRLKRYSLQRKKEFYSEIGRVAKLHHPNLVAVKGCCYDHGDRYIIYEFVANGPLDRWLHHMARGGRSLDWAMRMRVATTLAQGIAFLHDKVKPQVVHRDIRASNVLLDEEFGSHLMGVGLSKIVPWEVMHERTKTAGTYGYLAPEFMYRNELTTKSDVYSFGVLLLEIISGRRPSQAVESVGWQTIFEWATPLVQSHRYVELLDPFISDIPEVGVIQKAVDLVYSCTQLVPSVRPRMSHVVHQLQQLGLRALSEQPRSGTSTSATSPMLPLEVEYPR, encoded by the exons ATGGAGGAGGGAGGAGGTAGTGGCAGTGTTGGTGGCGGTGGATCTAGGGATGttgccttcctctcctccttcctcGTCTGCTTCTTCCTTGCTGTCGTCTCAGCTCAAGACC CATACTGCCCTGATGGTTGGCATGTCAGTCCCAGTAAGAACAAATGCTTTATGCATATGACTGGTTCTCTACCTTGGGTTCAATCAGAGAGAGTCTGCCAGAATTTTAGTGGCTATTTGGCAGCCCTCACTTCAGTTGATGAGTTGAGTTTTGCTCAAAGCTTATGCGCTGGAAGCATTAGAGGATGCTGGGTGGGAGGACGAGGTTATAATTCTTCTCTTGGATTTCGCTGGAAATGGTCTGACAATATTTCGAGATGGAATGAATCTGTTTTCCCTGGCAAATCTTTTCATTTCGATTGTTCAAGTGCTTCGTGCAACAGAATGAGCCCACCTGATCTGTGTACATTGGTGCCTAATAGCCATGTGGCTCTTGTTGCTGAAAGCTGCAATACATCACATGACTATATTTGCATGGTTACTCGAG AAAACAAATGTTCCCACAAGCTTTGCCATATGGAGTATATGATCGCCCTTGCAGCTGTCAGTGGATTAATCCTTTTCATCACTTTGGTTGTTGTCGTATGGCTGCTAGTATATAGGCGAAGCAAGAAGCGCAGACGGTCTCGCAAAATTTCTAGTCCTTCAACAGCTGCATTAGTTCCTCCATTATGGAAAGTATTCACCAGCGAAGAGTTGAGATCAATTACAAAGAACTTTAGTGAAGGAAACAGACTTCTTGGTGATGCCAAAactggtggaacttatagtggtCTCTTGCCTGACGGCTCAAGAGTGGCTGTTAAGAGACTGAAGAGGTATAGCCTTCAAAGGAAGAAGGAATTCTATTCTGAGATTGGAAGGGTTGCCAAACTTCATCATCCTAATCTAGTTGCTGTAAAAGGCTGTTGCTATGATCATGGTGATCGCTATATTATCTATGAATTTGTTGCCAATGGACCGTTGGATCGATGGCTGCACCACATGGCAAGAGGCGGTCGAAGCTTAGATTGGGCCATGAGGATGAGAGTTGCTACAACACTTGCTCAAGGGATTGC ATTCCTGCATGACAAGGTGAAGCCCCAAGTTGTACACCGCGACATACGTGCAAGCAATGTCCTTCTTGACGAAGAGTTTGGGTCTCATCTGATGGGTGTAGGTCTTTCCAAGATTGTGCCATGGGAAGTTATGCATGAAAGGACAAAGACAGCGGGAACCTATGGATATCTTGCTCCAGAGTTCATGTATCGAAACGAATTGACAACTAAAAGTGATGTCTATAGTTTCGGTGTGCTGCTGCTGGAAATCATCAGCGGCCGACGACCGAGCCAGGCTGTTGAATCCGTGGGCTGGCAGACAATATTTGAGTGGGCGACCCCGCTAGTTCAGTCCCACAGATATGTTGAACTCCTCGATCCTTTCATATCTGACATCCCAGAGGTCGGGGTGATACAAAAGGCTGTGGATCTCGTATACTCATGCACCCAACTCGTCCCATCAGTTCGGCCAAGGATGTCGCATGTCGTGCATCAACTGCAGCAGTTGGGTCTGAGAGCACTCTCCGAGCAGCCAAGAAGCGGCACGAGCACCAGCGCAACATCGCCAATGTTGCCGTTGGAGGTGGAGTATCCTCGCTGA
- the LOC122038942 gene encoding CRIB domain-containing protein RIC4-like yields the protein MSDKWMPRFVILPFSVGCASHSSIAVHENRLNRAQAEGFPATSSGDAKGQPTGKPKSSFSNLSFQKLVKSFKNLSNYFAFEAEEEEDDEVEMEIGFPTDVQHVTHIGLDGLSRLDKASLELLSLPSFPLKQFELSLAGQTGAPPPPVGGSHGSWLH from the exons ATGAGCGATAAGTGGATGCCTCGGTTTGTCATCCTCCCCTTCTCTGTTGGTTGCGCCTCCCATTCGAGCATCGCGGTCCATGAAAATCGACTAAACAGAGCACAAGCTGAGGGATTCCCAGCAACATCTA GTGGAGATGCTAAGGGACAGCCGACTGGGAAGCCGAAGAGCTCCTTCAGcaatctttcatttcaaaagctagtcaagagcttcaagaacttatCCAACTACTTTGCATTtgaggcggaggaggaggaggacgacgaGGTGGAGATGGAGATTGGGTTTCCGACTGACGTTCAGCATGTTACTCACATAGGACTGGATGGACTCAGCCGCTTGGACAAGGCCTCCCTGGAGTTGCTCTCCCTCCCTTCTTTTCCACTGAAGCAGTTCGAGCTGTCGTTGGCAGGCCAAACTGGAGCTCCTCCGCCACCGGTCGGCGGCTCCCATGGCTCTTGGCTGCATtga